TTGTTGTCGAGCTCCACCCGGAACATGGCATTCGGCAACGGCTCGATCACCGTACCCTCGATTTCTATCGCCTCTTCTTTTGCCATATTCCTCTTTACATCCGAGTAAATATTACAATAAATATCATGGAATACTTAATATCTGATATCCGTCTTCGGTGACGGCCACCGTGTGTTCGAAGTGTGCCGACCGGCTCCTGTCGCGCGTCACGACCGTCCACCCATCCGTCAGGACCTCCACGGGCCATCCCCCTGCGTTCACCATCGGCTCGATGGCCAGGGTCATTCCCGGCATCAGTTTCGGACCCACCCCCGGCTTGCCGAAATTCGGGATCTGAGGGTCCTCGTGCAGCGACCTGCCGATTCCGTGACCGACGAAGTCGCGTACCACAGAGAACCCTTCGGACTCCGCCGCCGCCTGCACTGCCGCCGAAACATCGCCCAACCGGTTTCCCGGCCGCATTTCGCCGATCCCCGCCGCGAGGGACCGTTCCGTCGCGGCGAGAAGTCGGGAGGAAACGCCGTTCACCTCTCCAACGGGAAAGGTCCTCGCGGAATCCCCGTAGAATCCCTCCCGCACGATACCGAAATCGATGCTCAGGATGTCGCCCTCCCGGACCACCCGGTCCTTCGACGGGATGCCGTGCACCACCTCCTCGTTGATGGAGGTGCACAGGTGCGCCGGGTACCCCATATATCCCTTGAAGGCGCTTCGGACTCCGTTCCGTGCGATGAACCGGTCCGCAAAGACTTCAAGGTCCCACGTGCTGACCCCTGGGAGGATCAACGGCCTCACTTCCTCAAAGAACCTGCCTACGACGGCGCCCGCGCGCCGCATCGCCTCGATCTCCCGAGGCGACTTTACAAGAATCATCCCCTACCGCAGAATCTTCACGATCTCGGCGTAGATGGCGTCGATATCGCCCGAAGCCATCACGGAGCGGATTTTCCCCGTTTTCCTGTAATAATCGAGCAGCGGAGCGGTGGCCTTATTGTAGTTGGCCAACCGGTTCTTGATCGTCTCTTCCTTGTCGTCGTCCCGCTGGATCAGGGCCGTTCCGCACTTGTCGCACTTCCCCGCGACCTTGGGCGGGTTGAACTTCACGTGGTACATCGCTCCGCAACCGGTGCAGGTCCGGCGTCCGCAGAGCCGCTCCATCAGTGCGTTCTGGTCGACTTGGAGCGAGAGAACGAAGCGGATCTCCTTCCCCAGTTCCTTCGCCACCCGGTCGAGCGCCTCGGCCTGCGGGATCGTCCTCGGAAATCCGTCGAGAATGAATCCATTCCCGCAGTCAGGTTCCGCGAGACGCTCCTTGACGATGCCGATGACCACCTCGTCGGGAACCAACCCACCCGCGTCCATGAACGCCTTGGCCTGCTTGCCGAGCGCCGTCCCGTTCTTGACCGCCGCCCGGAGCATGTCCCCCGTCGAGATCTGCGGTATCGAGAACGTCTGGGTCAACTTCTTGGCCTGGGTGCCCTTCCCCGCGCCGGGGGGGCCCAGAAGGATGATTCCCATCATCGGATTATCCCCTCCTCCCCTTCATCTGGCCTTTCTTGAGGAACCCTTCGTAATGCCTCGTAATCAGGTGCGACTCGATCTGCTGGACCGTGTCCATCGCGACCCCGACCACGATCAGCAGCCCTGTCCCGCCGAAATAGAACGGGACGTTGAAACGGGCGATGAGGATGCTGGGCAATACGCAGATGACGGACACGTAGATCGCGCCGCCCAGGGTGATCCGCGTCAGGATCTTGTCGATGTACTCCGCCGTCTTCTTTCCGGGACGGATCCCGGGGACGAAACCTCCGTACTTCTTCATGTTGTCCGCGACGTCGACCGGATTGAACGTGACCGCCGTGTAGAAGTAGCAGAAGAAGATGATGAAGGCGACGAAGAGCAGTTCGTACCCGACCCGGCCCGGCGTCAAGGCGTCGGAAATCGTCCGCGTGATCGGGTGCTTGATGAAGTTGGCGATCGTCGCGGGGAAGAGCAGGATCGAGGAGGCGAAGATCGGAGGAATGACGCCGGCCGTGTTCACCTTCAGGGGCAGGTGGGTGCTCTGCCCGCCGTAGACCTTTCGCCCGACGATTCTGCGGGCGTACTGTACGGGGATCCGCCGGTGCGCCCGCTCGAAAAAGATGATGACGGCGACGACGGCGATCATGAGCGCGAGCAGGAAAAGGGCGGAGAAGATGTTCATTTCACCGGTTCGAACCAGGGTGACCGTGCGGACCAGGCCGCTCGGGAACCGGGCCACGATACCGGCGAAAATGATGAGGGAGATCCCGTTGCCGATCCCCCGTTCCGTGATCTGTTCCCCCAGCCACATCAGGAACGCCGTTCCCGAGGTGAGGGTGATGACCGTCATGATCCGGAACGCCCATCCCGGGTGGTAGACGACGGATCCCGTCCCCGCCGAAACGCTTTCCAGGCCAACGGCGATCCCCATTCCCTGGATGACGGAGAGGACGATCGTTCCGTACCGGGTGTACTGCGTGATTTTCCGCCGGCCGAGCTCCCCTTCCTTGGAGAGCTTCTCGAGCTGCGGGATGACGACCGTCAGCAGCTGGAGAATGATCGAGGAGCTGATGTACGGCATGATCCCGAGAGTGAAGATGGAGAAACGCGCGAGCGCCCCCCCGGAGAACATGTCGATCAGCCCGAAGAGGGTCCCCGCCTGGGCGTCGAACACCGCCTTGAGCGCAAGGTTGTCGATCCCGGGCGTGGGGATGTGGATCCCGATGCGATAGACGATGAGCAGGAGGCCTGTGACGAGGATCCGCCGCTTGAGCTCGGGAACCCGAGTAATATTCTGGAAACCCTCGAGCACCGGCTCAGACCTCCACGGTCCCGCCAGCGGCAGCGACCTTTTCGACGGCGGCCTTGCTGGCACGATCCACTTTCACGATGAGTTTTCGGGTGACCTCGCCGTTTCCGAGAAGCTTGACCCCCCCAGGACAGGCGCCCTTCACCAGCCCCTCCTGCCGAAGCGTCTCGACGTCGACGACGGAGCCCGCCTCGAACCGGTTCAGTTCCTTCACATTGACGACGGCCATCTCCTCCCGGAAGACATTGACGAATCCACGCTTGGGGAGCCGCCGCTGGAGAGGCATCTGACCGCCTTCATACCCCGGCTTCGTCCCGCCGCCGCTGCGTGCCTTGAGCCCCTTGTTCCCCTTGCCGGAGGTTTTTCCGAGCCCGGAACCTTCGCCCCGGCCGACGCGCTTCCGCGCGCTTTTCGCCCCTTTTGCGGGGCGGAGATCCGTGAGTTTCATGACGCCTCTCCCACCTCTTCCATCCGGACGAGGAACTTGACCTTCTCCACCATCCCGCGGATCTCCGGCGTGTCCAGCCGGACGACGGGACGGTTCACCCGTGTGATCCCGAGCCCCCGAACGACCTTTCGGTGGTACGCGGTATGCCCGCTCAAGCCCCGCACGAGCGTGATGCGCAGTTTTCCGCTCATGCCGTCGCCTCTTCCTCTCTCGGGCCCCGGACCGCGAGGATTTGTGCCGCTGTACGCAACTGGGATAGCCCCTCGATCGTCGCCTTCACGAGGTTGTGAGGATTGTTGCTCCCCAGGGACTTCGTCAGGATGTTCGAGATCCCGCTGGATTCGATCACCGCGCGGACTCCGCCGCCCGCGATGACGCCTGTCCCGGGAGAGGCCGGCCGGATGATGACCTTCGCCGCTCCGAACACGCCGACCACCCCGTGCGGGATCGTGCCTTCCACCAGCGGAACCATGATCAGCGACCGTTTGGCGTTCTGCACCGCCTTTCGGATCGCGTCGGGAACTTCGTTCGCCTTCCCGAGACCCGTCCCGACGTGCCCGTTGGCGTCGCCGACGACGACCACCGCGCTGAAGGAGAAGCGACGCCCGCCCTTCACGACCTTTGCTACGCGGCTGATGTGAACGACGCGGTCCTTTAAATCCAGCCCTTCCGGATCGACTCTTTTCAATCCTTCCTCCCCGTCCCCTCGCGAAAGTGTGCGCTCACCATCAGAATACCAACCCGGATTCGCGGGCGCCTTCCGCCAAGGCCTTGATCCGGCCATGGTAGAGGAATCCGTTCCGGTCGAACACCACCTGCTGGATATTTTTCTCCAGCGCCTTTTTCCCGATCCACTGACCCACCTTCTTCGCGGCGTTGCTCTTGTCGAGGTCGCCGATCTCCGCCCGGAGGTCCGGGGAAAGGGTGGACGCCGCCAGGATGGTGGACCCCGTGG
This sequence is a window from Candidatus Deferrimicrobium sp.. Protein-coding genes within it:
- a CDS encoding adenylate kinase; translation: MGIILLGPPGAGKGTQAKKLTQTFSIPQISTGDMLRAAVKNGTALGKQAKAFMDAGGLVPDEVVIGIVKERLAEPDCGNGFILDGFPRTIPQAEALDRVAKELGKEIRFVLSLQVDQNALMERLCGRRTCTGCGAMYHVKFNPPKVAGKCDKCGTALIQRDDDKEETIKNRLANYNKATAPLLDYYRKTGKIRSVMASGDIDAIYAEIVKILR
- the rpmD gene encoding 50S ribosomal protein L30, with product MSGKLRITLVRGLSGHTAYHRKVVRGLGITRVNRPVVRLDTPEIRGMVEKVKFLVRMEEVGEAS
- the secY gene encoding preprotein translocase subunit SecY: MLEGFQNITRVPELKRRILVTGLLLIVYRIGIHIPTPGIDNLALKAVFDAQAGTLFGLIDMFSGGALARFSIFTLGIMPYISSSIILQLLTVVIPQLEKLSKEGELGRRKITQYTRYGTIVLSVIQGMGIAVGLESVSAGTGSVVYHPGWAFRIMTVITLTSGTAFLMWLGEQITERGIGNGISLIIFAGIVARFPSGLVRTVTLVRTGEMNIFSALFLLALMIAVVAVIIFFERAHRRIPVQYARRIVGRKVYGGQSTHLPLKVNTAGVIPPIFASSILLFPATIANFIKHPITRTISDALTPGRVGYELLFVAFIIFFCYFYTAVTFNPVDVADNMKKYGGFVPGIRPGKKTAEYIDKILTRITLGGAIYVSVICVLPSILIARFNVPFYFGGTGLLIVVGVAMDTVQQIESHLITRHYEGFLKKGQMKGRRG
- the rplR gene encoding 50S ribosomal protein L18 — encoded protein: MSQKNQRETARQNRKGRIRKRIFGTEQRPRLSVFRSAKHIYAQLVIDSTGSTILAASTLSPDLRAEIGDLDKSNAAKKVGQWIGKKALEKNIQQVVFDRNGFLYHGRIKALAEGARESGLVF
- the map gene encoding type I methionyl aminopeptidase, which translates into the protein MILVKSPREIEAMRRAGAVVGRFFEEVRPLILPGVSTWDLEVFADRFIARNGVRSAFKGYMGYPAHLCTSINEEVVHGIPSKDRVVREGDILSIDFGIVREGFYGDSARTFPVGEVNGVSSRLLAATERSLAAGIGEMRPGNRLGDVSAAVQAAAESEGFSVVRDFVGHGIGRSLHEDPQIPNFGKPGVGPKLMPGMTLAIEPMVNAGGWPVEVLTDGWTVVTRDRSRSAHFEHTVAVTEDGYQILSIP
- the rpsE gene encoding 30S ribosomal protein S5, coding for MKRVDPEGLDLKDRVVHISRVAKVVKGGRRFSFSAVVVVGDANGHVGTGLGKANEVPDAIRKAVQNAKRSLIMVPLVEGTIPHGVVGVFGAAKVIIRPASPGTGVIAGGGVRAVIESSGISNILTKSLGSNNPHNLVKATIEGLSQLRTAAQILAVRGPREEEATA
- the rplO gene encoding 50S ribosomal protein L15 — its product is MKLTDLRPAKGAKSARKRVGRGEGSGLGKTSGKGNKGLKARSGGGTKPGYEGGQMPLQRRLPKRGFVNVFREEMAVVNVKELNRFEAGSVVDVETLRQEGLVKGACPGGVKLLGNGEVTRKLIVKVDRASKAAVEKVAAAGGTVEV